In Rhinopithecus roxellana isolate Shanxi Qingling chromosome 4, ASM756505v1, whole genome shotgun sequence, a single genomic region encodes these proteins:
- the LOC104668434 gene encoding HLA class I histocompatibility antigen, A-30 alpha chain isoform X4 has protein sequence MAVMAPRTLLLVLSGALALTQTRAGSHSMRYFYTYMSRPGRGEPRFISVAYVDDTQFVRFDSDAASQRMEPRAPWVEQEGPEYWDRSTRIMKAETQNAPVNLRNLRRYYNQSEAGSHTIQNMYGCDLGPDGRLLRGYDQHAYDGRDYIALNEDLRSWTAADMAAQNTQRKWETEGWAERYRAYLEGECVEWLRRYLENGKETLQRADPPKTHVTHHPISDHETTLRCWALGFYPAEITLTWQRDGEDQTQDTELVETRPTGDGTFQKWAAVVVPSGKEQRYTCHVQHEGLREPLTLRWEPSSQSSIPIVGIIAGVVLLGIVVTGAVIAAVIWRRKSSDRKGGSYSQAASSDSAQGSDVSLTACKGETLGGLMCVGCWGEQWTQLCYGISLTWMH, from the exons ATGGCGGTTATGGCGCCCAGAACCCTCCTCCTGGTGCTCTCAGGGGCCCTGGCCCTGACCCAGACCCGGGCAG GCTCCCACTCCATGAGGTATTTCTACACCTACATGTCCCGGCCCGGCCGCGGGGAGCCCCGCTTCATCTCCGTGGCCTACGTGGACGACACGCAGTTCGTGCGGTTCGACAGCGACGCCGCGAGCCAGAGGATGGAGCCGCGGGCGCCGTGGGTGGAGCAGGAGGGGCCGGAGTATTGGGACCGGAGCACACGGATCATGAAGGCCGAGACACAGAATGCCCCAGTGAACCTGCGGAACCTGCGCCGCTACTACAACCAGAGCGAGGCCG GGTCTCACACCATCCAGAACATGTACGGCTGCGACCTGGGGCCCGACGGACGCCTCCTCCGCGGGTATGACCAGCACGCCTACGACGGCAGGGATTACATCGCCCTGAACGAGGACCTGCGCTCCTGGACGGCCGCGGACATGGCGGCTCAGAACACCCAGCGGAAGTGGGAGACGGAAGGTTGGGCGGAGCGGTACAGAGCCTACCTGGAGGGCGAGTGCGTGGAGTGGCTCCGCAGATACCTGGAGAACGGGAAGGAGACGCTGCAGCGCGCAG ACCCCCCCAAGACACATGTGACCCACCACCCCATCTCTGACCATGAGACCACCCTGAGGTGCTGGGCCCTAGGCTTCTATCCTGCGGAGATCACACTGACCTGGCAGCGGGATGGAGAGGACCAAACTCAGGACACGGAGCTCGTGGAGACCAGGCCTACAGGGGATGGAACCTTCCAGAAGTGGGCGGCTGTAGTGGTGCCTTCTGGAAAGGAGCAGAGATACACCTGTCATGTGCAGCATGAGGGTCTGCGTGAGCCCCTCACCCTGAGATGGG AGCCATCTTCCCAGTCCAGCATCCCCATCGTGGGCATCATTGCTGGTGTGGTTCTGCTTGGAATTGTGGTCACTGGAGCTGTGATTGCTGCTGTGATATGGAGGAGGAAGAGCTCAG ATAGAAAAGGAGGGAGCTACTCTCAGGCTGCAA GCAGTGACAGTGCCCAGGGCTCTGATGTGTCTCTCACGGCTTGTAAAGGTGAGACCCTGGGGGGCCTGATGTGTGTGGGGTGTTGGGGGGAACAGTGGACGCAGCTGTGCTATGGGATTTCTTTGACTTGGATGCATTGA
- the LOC104668434 gene encoding HLA class I histocompatibility antigen, A-30 alpha chain isoform X5: protein MAVMAPRTLLLVLSGALALTQTRAGSHSMRYFYTYMSRPGRGEPRFISVAYVDDTQFVRFDSDAASQRMEPRAPWVEQEGPEYWDRSTRIMKAETQNAPVNLRNLRRYYNQSEAGSHTIQNMYGCDLGPDGRLLRGYDQHAYDGRDYIALNEDLRSWTAADMAAQNTQRKWETEGWAERYRAYLEGECVEWLRRYLENGKETLQRADPPKTHVTHHPISDHETTLRCWALGFYPAEITLTWQRDGEDQTQDTELVETRPTGDGTFQKWAAVVVPSGKEQRYTCHVQHEGLREPLTLRWEPSSQSSIPIVGIIAGVVLLGIVVTGAVIAAVIWRRKSSDRKGGSYSQAASSDSAQGSDVSLTACKV from the exons ATGGCGGTTATGGCGCCCAGAACCCTCCTCCTGGTGCTCTCAGGGGCCCTGGCCCTGACCCAGACCCGGGCAG GCTCCCACTCCATGAGGTATTTCTACACCTACATGTCCCGGCCCGGCCGCGGGGAGCCCCGCTTCATCTCCGTGGCCTACGTGGACGACACGCAGTTCGTGCGGTTCGACAGCGACGCCGCGAGCCAGAGGATGGAGCCGCGGGCGCCGTGGGTGGAGCAGGAGGGGCCGGAGTATTGGGACCGGAGCACACGGATCATGAAGGCCGAGACACAGAATGCCCCAGTGAACCTGCGGAACCTGCGCCGCTACTACAACCAGAGCGAGGCCG GGTCTCACACCATCCAGAACATGTACGGCTGCGACCTGGGGCCCGACGGACGCCTCCTCCGCGGGTATGACCAGCACGCCTACGACGGCAGGGATTACATCGCCCTGAACGAGGACCTGCGCTCCTGGACGGCCGCGGACATGGCGGCTCAGAACACCCAGCGGAAGTGGGAGACGGAAGGTTGGGCGGAGCGGTACAGAGCCTACCTGGAGGGCGAGTGCGTGGAGTGGCTCCGCAGATACCTGGAGAACGGGAAGGAGACGCTGCAGCGCGCAG ACCCCCCCAAGACACATGTGACCCACCACCCCATCTCTGACCATGAGACCACCCTGAGGTGCTGGGCCCTAGGCTTCTATCCTGCGGAGATCACACTGACCTGGCAGCGGGATGGAGAGGACCAAACTCAGGACACGGAGCTCGTGGAGACCAGGCCTACAGGGGATGGAACCTTCCAGAAGTGGGCGGCTGTAGTGGTGCCTTCTGGAAAGGAGCAGAGATACACCTGTCATGTGCAGCATGAGGGTCTGCGTGAGCCCCTCACCCTGAGATGGG AGCCATCTTCCCAGTCCAGCATCCCCATCGTGGGCATCATTGCTGGTGTGGTTCTGCTTGGAATTGTGGTCACTGGAGCTGTGATTGCTGCTGTGATATGGAGGAGGAAGAGCTCAG ATAGAAAAGGAGGGAGCTACTCTCAGGCTGCAA GCAGTGACAGTGCCCAGGGCTCTGATGTGTCTCTCACGGCTTGTAAAG tGTGA
- the LOC104668434 gene encoding HLA class I histocompatibility antigen, A-30 alpha chain isoform X3 yields the protein MAVMAPRTLLLVLSGALALTQTRAGECGVGKEMASAGRRGGPPGGGAGPGEPRGEEGRAGLSLSSPPGSHSMRYFYTYMSRPGRGEPRFISVAYVDDTQFVRFDSDAASQRMEPRAPWVEQEGPEYWDRSTRIMKAETQNAPVNLRNLRRYYNQSEAGSHTIQNMYGCDLGPDGRLLRGYDQHAYDGRDYIALNEDLRSWTAADMAAQNTQRKWETEGWAERYRAYLEGECVEWLRRYLENGKETLQRADPPKTHVTHHPISDHETTLRCWALGFYPAEITLTWQRDGEDQTQDTELVETRPTGDGTFQKWAAVVVPSGKEQRYTCHVQHEGLREPLTLRWEPSSQSSIPIVGIIAGVVLLGIVVTGAVIAAVIWRRKSSDRKGGSYSQAASSDSAQGSDVSLTACKV from the exons ATGGCGGTTATGGCGCCCAGAACCCTCCTCCTGGTGCTCTCAGGGGCCCTGGCCCTGACCCAGACCCGGGCAGGTGAGTGCGGGGTCGGGAAGGAAATGGCCTCTGCGGGGAGGAGGGGGGGCCCGCCCGGCGGGGGCGCAGGACCCGGGGAGCCGCGCGGGGAGGAGGGTCGGGCGGGTCTCAGCCTCTCCTCGCCCCCAGGCTCCCACTCCATGAGGTATTTCTACACCTACATGTCCCGGCCCGGCCGCGGGGAGCCCCGCTTCATCTCCGTGGCCTACGTGGACGACACGCAGTTCGTGCGGTTCGACAGCGACGCCGCGAGCCAGAGGATGGAGCCGCGGGCGCCGTGGGTGGAGCAGGAGGGGCCGGAGTATTGGGACCGGAGCACACGGATCATGAAGGCCGAGACACAGAATGCCCCAGTGAACCTGCGGAACCTGCGCCGCTACTACAACCAGAGCGAGGCCG GGTCTCACACCATCCAGAACATGTACGGCTGCGACCTGGGGCCCGACGGACGCCTCCTCCGCGGGTATGACCAGCACGCCTACGACGGCAGGGATTACATCGCCCTGAACGAGGACCTGCGCTCCTGGACGGCCGCGGACATGGCGGCTCAGAACACCCAGCGGAAGTGGGAGACGGAAGGTTGGGCGGAGCGGTACAGAGCCTACCTGGAGGGCGAGTGCGTGGAGTGGCTCCGCAGATACCTGGAGAACGGGAAGGAGACGCTGCAGCGCGCAG ACCCCCCCAAGACACATGTGACCCACCACCCCATCTCTGACCATGAGACCACCCTGAGGTGCTGGGCCCTAGGCTTCTATCCTGCGGAGATCACACTGACCTGGCAGCGGGATGGAGAGGACCAAACTCAGGACACGGAGCTCGTGGAGACCAGGCCTACAGGGGATGGAACCTTCCAGAAGTGGGCGGCTGTAGTGGTGCCTTCTGGAAAGGAGCAGAGATACACCTGTCATGTGCAGCATGAGGGTCTGCGTGAGCCCCTCACCCTGAGATGGG AGCCATCTTCCCAGTCCAGCATCCCCATCGTGGGCATCATTGCTGGTGTGGTTCTGCTTGGAATTGTGGTCACTGGAGCTGTGATTGCTGCTGTGATATGGAGGAGGAAGAGCTCAG ATAGAAAAGGAGGGAGCTACTCTCAGGCTGCAA GCAGTGACAGTGCCCAGGGCTCTGATGTGTCTCTCACGGCTTGTAAAG tGTGA